In the genome of Segnochrobactrum spirostomi, the window TAGAGGGGTGCGTCACACCACCGCTTCGAAACGGCCGGATTGGGCCGAGCGGAAGATCGCATCGATGATTTTCATGCCCTGGATGGCGTTCTCGATGCCGTATTGGCGCGGCGCCTCCCCCCGGGCCATGCGGGCGAAGGCATCCGCCTGTTCGGCATATTGGTCGCTGACGGGAATCGTCTCGAGCACCGCCGAGCCGCCGCCGTGGATGGAGCCGTCGTCGACCGCGATGAGCGTCTCCTCGGCCTGGGGCGCGTTCGCCGGGATCATGATCTCGATGCGCTTCTTGAGGCCGAACAGGTTGAGGCGCTGATAGGGCACGATCTCGGTCGAGACGGTGAAATCGGCACGCCGCCCGTCGCCGAAATCGAGGATCGCACTGGTCAGGCGATCGATGCCGAACACCGGATGGTTCTCGATGAGGCCCGCCACCCGCACCGGCTCCGCCTCGAAGAAATAGCGCGCCGCGGTGATCGGGTAGCAGCCGATGTCGAGAAGCGCGCCGCCACCCGTCTCGGGACTGTTGCGGATGTTCTGCGGATCGACGTTGAAATAGGAGAAGAACATGTTGATGGCGCGCAGGGCCCCGGCGTCGCCGGAGCGGACGATCTCGCGGGCGCGCAGCCATTGCGGGTGGAAGCGCACCATGAACGCCTCCTGGACGAAGGCGTCGGCGGGCAGCGCCCGGAGCCGCTCGGCGTCCGCCGCATTCATGCCGATCGGCTTCTCGCAGAGCACGGCCTTGCCAGCCTCGACGGCCTTGATCGTCCAGTCGACATGGAGATTGTTCGGCAGCGGGTTGTAGATCGCGTCGATCTCGGGATCGGCGAGCATCTCCTCGTAGGAGCCGTACGCCGTCTCGATGCCGAGCCGGCCGGCCGCCGCCTTGGCCCGCTCGCCGTCGCGCGACGCGATCGCGGTCACGCGTGCGAGACGGGAGCGCTGGATGCCGGGAATGACCTTCTCGACGGCGATGCGTGCGGTCGACAGGACGCCGAAGCGGTAAGGACGGGCGGGCGTTTCGATCGTCATCTCGGGGATGCTCTATTGTCAGACTCAGGACGAGCCGAACCATAGAGCAAGCCGCCCGAGAGCGCGACGCTCCTCACCGGGCGTCGCGCCAGCCGGCGAGCCGCCCCAGCGCGATCGAGCCGATCACGAGGAAGGGCACGCCGAGGAAGGCCCCGATCGGCCCCCACATCCACATCCAAAACGAGACGCCGATGAAGATCAGCATCGGGTTGATGACGAGCCGGCGGCCGAGCACGGCGGGCGTCACGAACTGGCTCTCGATCACCATCAGCACGAGGTAGACGAGCGCGGGCACCAAACTCGGGAGCAGGCCGTCGAAGGTGACGAGCCCGACGCCCGCGAGCACCGCGAAGGTCACCGCCGGCCCGATGAAGGGGGCGAAGTTGGCGACCGCCGTGAACGCGGCCCACAGGCTCGGCGTCGGCATGCCGAGGGCCCACATGGCAACGCCCGTCGCCACGCCAAGCACCACATTGATGATCGTGATGGTGCCGAAATAGTGGGAGAGCGCGCGCTCGCTGTCGAGCAGGATGCGCGCCGCCGTCAGCCGTGCCGACCGCGACAAACAAAGGGACAAGAGGGAACGGCGCAGGCTGTTGCGGGTGGCGAGGAAGAAGAACAGCGTCCCGACGAAGAGCACGACCTCGGAAACGAGCGCGGGGGCGAGCGAGGCGAAGCTGCCGAGCAGCCCGGGGCCCTTGACCACCACCTCGCGGGTCTTGCTGTCGCTGCCGATCCGCCCGATCGATTCCGAAACATCCTGGATCTGGCCGAACGCGACCTGGAGCAGGCGCAGCTTTTTGCCCAGCGCGTCCCAGACCTCGGGCGCCCGCTCGATCCAGGACTGCATTGGCAGCGCGAACATGACGATCGCGAGGTGCAGAAGCGCGATCGCCCCGCCAACGACGATGGTCGCCGCCAGCGGTTCGGGGACGCGGCGGCGCACCAGGGCCTGATTGACGGGGCCGAGCACCAGCCCGATGACGAAGGCCGCGAAGATCGGCACCGCGAGATCCCGCGCGTAACCGAGCGCGGCGAGAAGCGCGAGGCCGGCGAGAAACAGAATCCCCGCTTGGGAGAGCGAGGTACCGCCGATCGGCGGGCGGCGGATCTTGCGGGTTGCGAGCGTCGCGCCGGCGATGCGCCAGCCGGCGCCCTCGACCTCGACCGGATGCCAGGTGCCGCCGCCGCCTTCGGGTGCCGGCTTCGCGGCCCCCTCGCTCGGCTTCGCCGGGGCCGTCCCAGGGCGCTCGCCCGTCGCGTCGGTCCTCGGGCTGTCGGTCCAGCCCGCGCCGCCTGTCACCTGATCGTCGTTGCGCATGTGCCCGCCCTCCGGACCGGCGCGCGGCGCCGGTCTCTCCGGACGAAATGTCGGCGATCATTGCGCTTCTTCGGCTCGGAGCGAGAGGAGAATGCCGAGCGTGGGCGCCGGTTCCCACACCTCCCGCCGGGCGGCTCTTGACAGCGGCGCCACGGCCCGGTTCTTCCCGCTCATCCTCCCCGCCTGTTGTTCAGAGAGTGACGCCATGAAGCCCTTCGCCGGAGCCGATCACGCGATCCGCATCGAGGTCCTCGACGATGCGGAGGCCGTCGGCCGGCGCGCCTGCGACCTCGTCTGCGAGACGCTGTCGGCGCCGTCGAGCGTGCTCGGGCTCGCGACCGGCGGCACGGTCGAGCCGCTTTATGCGGCGCTCATCACTCGCCATCGCGCCGGCGGCGTGAGCTTCGCCCACGCGTCGAGCTTCAATCTCGACGAATATGTCGGCCTCTCCCCCGACCATCCCGCCTCGTACCGGGCCACGATGCGGCGGCTTCTGTTCGACCATGTCGACATCGACGCCGCGCGCACGTTCTTGCCCCACGGCGCGGCCGCCGACCTCGACGCCGAGGCTACGGCCTACGAGGCGGCTATCCGGGCGGCCGGCGGCATCGATCTGCAACTGCTCGGCATCGGATCGAACGGCCACATCGGCTTCAACGAGCCCGGCTCGCCGCTCGCCTCGCGGACGCGCGTCGTCGCGCTGACCGAGGAGACGCGCACGGCCAACAGCCGCTTCTTCGGCCCCGGCGAAACGGTGCCGACCGAGGCGATCACCATGGGCATCGCGACGATCCTCGAGGCGCGGCGCATCCTCATGCTCGCCACCGGCACGGCGAAAGCCGAGGCGATCGCCGCCGCCCTCCACGGTCCCGTCGGGGACGCCTGCCCGGCGTCGGCCTTGCAGCTTCACGGTGCCGTGACCGTGCTCGCCGACCGTGCCGCCGCGGCCCGGCTCGGCTGACGTTCACCGCTGGGAGACGCTGCGGACACCGGCTGGAGTGCTTGCGCGCCGAAGCGGCGGGTTCTACCGGTTTGCCATCCCACGATGCGGACACCTCCCTGTCCGCGCCCACCGCGAACTGGAGCCAGCCATGAAGAAGACCGCTGCCGCCGAGCATCCGATCCACGAGGTCATCGCCGAACGCTGGAGCGCGCGCGCCTTCGATCCGGTGCGTCCGGTCGGGATCGAGGCCGTCGAGACCATTCTGGAGGCTGCGCGCTGGGCCGCTTCCGCGATGAATGCGCAGCCGTGGGCGTTCGTTTACGCCCTGCGCGGCGAGCCGGGCTTCAGCGCGATCTTCGACGCGCTGGTGCCGGGCAACCATCCGTGGAACGAGAACGCCGCGGGCTTCATCGTCGGCATCGCGCAGGTGAAGAACGCCGAGGGCCAGCCCTACATCTACGGCCCCTACGATCTCGGCCAGGCAATGGCCCAGGCGACGCTCCAGGCGAGCATCCTCGGCCTCGCCTGGCACCAGATGGCCGGCTTCGACGGCGCCAAGCTGACGGCCTCGCTCGGCATTCCGGACGGCTACCAGCCCTATGTCGTGGCGAGCTTCGCCTGGCCGGGCGTCGCCGAGAACCTGCCGGAGCCCTACAAGAGCCGCGAGACCGCCCCGCGCACCCGCAAGCCGCTCGCCGAGATCGCCCGTCACGGCAAGTGGTGAGCGAAGCGGCGGCACGCGACCTTCGCGCGCCGTCTCCGCCTCTGGCATCCGCGCCTCCGCTGCCTTCTCCCCGTTTGGGGAGAAGGTGGCCTGGTCGGGCCGCCGAGGGGATTTTCTAATTCATTCCAATAGCTTGTGATGATCGGGCGAAGGCCCCTCATCCGGCGCTCTGCGCCACCTTCTCCCCGCGCGCGGGGAGAAGGAGAGCTCGGGACAATTCGTCGGCCACGAGCGCCGCGAGGCGTGCCCGGAGCCGACGCCCCTACCCACGCGGCGCGCCGACATGGCGGCCGGCGGAGACCGGGCGCGGCAGGGCGGCGTGGGCGGCGACGATCGGCATCAGCCGGTCGGTGATCGCGGCCGGCGCCGGCGCGGCGCGCTTGGCGTTGGTATCGACGTGGAGCAGCATCTGCTCGGCGGTCGCGATGGTGACGTCGTCCTTGGTCCGCGTCAGCGTGTGGAAGAGGTGGAGCTTCTTCCCGTCGCTGCCGAGAAGCTGGGTCGCAACGGCGAGCCCGTCGCCCTCGTGCGCCTCGCCGAGATGCATGATGTGCGTCTCGACCGTGTAGAAGCTGCCGCCCGACGCCAGATAATGATCGTCGACCCCTATGTGGGCGAGCAGGGCGTCCGTCGCTTCCCCGAACGCATGGAGATAGCGGCTCTCGGTCATGTGGCCGTTATAATCGATCCAATCCGGGGCGACCTGCGTGCGGTAGAGAGCGAGCGGAGCCGCCTCGCCGTCGGTGCGGCCACGGCCGGCGAGCGCCGCGCGGTGCGCCTTCACCACCGCGCCCGCGGCATAATCCTGCTCGGCGAGCGCCGAGAGGACCGAGACGAGGCAATCGTCGCGCAGCCGCTCCAGTTCGCGGATCGAGATCCCGCGCGCCTGATCGTCGGATTGGGCGGAGACGCGGTCTGTGAGTTCGTCGGTCAGCTCAGGCGCCACCAGCTTGGTCCACGGCAGCTTCAGCGCCGGGCCGAACTGGCTGAGGAAATGGCGCATGCCCGGCTCGCCGCCGGCGAGGCGGTAGATCAGGAAGGTGCCCATGAACGACCAGCGCAGGCCCGCACCGTAGCGGATCGCGTCGTCGATCTCCTCGGTGGTGGCGACGCCGTCCTCGACGAGCCACAGGGCTTCGCGCCACAGCGCCTCGAGCAGACGGTCGGCGATGAAGCCGTCGATCTCCGTGCGCACGACGAGCGGGTGCATGCCGAGCGTGCCGTAGAACGCCGCGGTGTCGCGCACGACCTCCGGCGCGGTCTTGGCGCCGCCGCAGACTTCGACGAGCGGAAGAAGATAAACCGGGTTGAACGGGTGGCCGACGACGAGCCGCTCCGGGTGGGCCATGTCGGCCTGGAGATTGGTGGGCAGCAGGCCGGAGGTCGACGAGGCGATCACCGCGTCGGCGGGCAGCGCGGCGTCGATCTGCGCGAGCACCCGGCGCTTCAGATCCTCCCGCTCGGGCAGGCTCTCCTGCACGAAGTCTGCGCCTTTCACCGCCTCGACCGCACTCGCGGCGATGGTGAGGCTGCCCTCGGGAAGCGCCACGCCCGGCGTCA includes:
- a CDS encoding carnitine 3-dehydrogenase, with the protein product MRDVKTIGLVGGGVIGAGWAARFLLNGYDVTVFDPDPEVERKLKTVLANAKRAQAKLTPGVALPEGSLTIAASAVEAVKGADFVQESLPEREDLKRRVLAQIDAALPADAVIASSTSGLLPTNLQADMAHPERLVVGHPFNPVYLLPLVEVCGGAKTAPEVVRDTAAFYGTLGMHPLVVRTEIDGFIADRLLEALWREALWLVEDGVATTEEIDDAIRYGAGLRWSFMGTFLIYRLAGGEPGMRHFLSQFGPALKLPWTKLVAPELTDELTDRVSAQSDDQARGISIRELERLRDDCLVSVLSALAEQDYAAGAVVKAHRAALAGRGRTDGEAAPLALYRTQVAPDWIDYNGHMTESRYLHAFGEATDALLAHIGVDDHYLASGGSFYTVETHIMHLGEAHEGDGLAVATQLLGSDGKKLHLFHTLTRTKDDVTIATAEQMLLHVDTNAKRAAPAPAAITDRLMPIVAAHAALPRPVSAGRHVGAPRG
- a CDS encoding AI-2E family transporter; amino-acid sequence: MRNDDQVTGGAGWTDSPRTDATGERPGTAPAKPSEGAAKPAPEGGGGTWHPVEVEGAGWRIAGATLATRKIRRPPIGGTSLSQAGILFLAGLALLAALGYARDLAVPIFAAFVIGLVLGPVNQALVRRRVPEPLAATIVVGGAIALLHLAIVMFALPMQSWIERAPEVWDALGKKLRLLQVAFGQIQDVSESIGRIGSDSKTREVVVKGPGLLGSFASLAPALVSEVVLFVGTLFFFLATRNSLRRSLLSLCLSRSARLTAARILLDSERALSHYFGTITIINVVLGVATGVAMWALGMPTPSLWAAFTAVANFAPFIGPAVTFAVLAGVGLVTFDGLLPSLVPALVYLVLMVIESQFVTPAVLGRRLVINPMLIFIGVSFWMWMWGPIGAFLGVPFLVIGSIALGRLAGWRDAR
- the nagB gene encoding glucosamine-6-phosphate deaminase, giving the protein MKPFAGADHAIRIEVLDDAEAVGRRACDLVCETLSAPSSVLGLATGGTVEPLYAALITRHRAGGVSFAHASSFNLDEYVGLSPDHPASYRATMRRLLFDHVDIDAARTFLPHGAAADLDAEATAYEAAIRAAGGIDLQLLGIGSNGHIGFNEPGSPLASRTRVVALTEETRTANSRFFGPGETVPTEAITMGIATILEARRILMLATGTAKAEAIAAALHGPVGDACPASALQLHGAVTVLADRAAAARLG
- a CDS encoding Gfo/Idh/MocA family protein — translated: MTIETPARPYRFGVLSTARIAVEKVIPGIQRSRLARVTAIASRDGERAKAAAGRLGIETAYGSYEEMLADPEIDAIYNPLPNNLHVDWTIKAVEAGKAVLCEKPIGMNAADAERLRALPADAFVQEAFMVRFHPQWLRAREIVRSGDAGALRAINMFFSYFNVDPQNIRNSPETGGGALLDIGCYPITAARYFFEAEPVRVAGLIENHPVFGIDRLTSAILDFGDGRRADFTVSTEIVPYQRLNLFGLKKRIEIMIPANAPQAEETLIAVDDGSIHGGGSAVLETIPVSDQYAEQADAFARMARGEAPRQYGIENAIQGMKIIDAIFRSAQSGRFEAVV
- a CDS encoding nitroreductase family protein, translating into MKKTAAAEHPIHEVIAERWSARAFDPVRPVGIEAVETILEAARWAASAMNAQPWAFVYALRGEPGFSAIFDALVPGNHPWNENAAGFIVGIAQVKNAEGQPYIYGPYDLGQAMAQATLQASILGLAWHQMAGFDGAKLTASLGIPDGYQPYVVASFAWPGVAENLPEPYKSRETAPRTRKPLAEIARHGKW